One window from the genome of Natronomonas salsuginis encodes:
- a CDS encoding putative ATP-dependent zinc protease yields the protein MSNSLTVGVLSLHSSKETKAILNAVDDLGYETEWLRAENTAVDITDGTVTLDPDVDIVVNRLLLSKEEQPAEALGLATMLDRIRPVLNTPTATMTAMHKFASGTALAEAGLPVPDALMALSGDILNAGRDRFGEEVVYKTAIGTHGGGTWKLDTDDPVNPMVGSRQAFLQELIEHDGMRHHDLRIYVVGERVVGAMNRYAPEGEWRTNVALGGDVEDVTDDLPDEVVTMAKRATDEIGLDYAGVDIVEGEDGYHLLEVNPTAGFRGLFKATGRSPAPHIARLAIERAGGDVDADRVYDLTANLDDSRPACMPRPEKSSLTETLVIGYVEEVVAMGTSGQRTVMAKSDTGATRTSIDAHLAADIGTGPIKDIVKIKSGSVKSSRSRPVVDLVVGVGGKQHTVTASIEDRSHMDYPLLLGRDILENYHVDVRRRADESEPLALDDTRLEE from the coding sequence ATGTCGAATTCACTCACCGTCGGCGTTCTCAGCCTGCACAGTTCCAAGGAGACGAAAGCGATACTGAACGCCGTCGACGACCTCGGCTACGAGACGGAGTGGCTCCGCGCCGAAAACACCGCCGTCGACATCACGGACGGGACCGTGACGCTCGACCCCGATGTCGACATCGTCGTCAATCGCCTGCTGCTCTCGAAGGAAGAACAGCCCGCGGAGGCGCTCGGGCTGGCGACGATGCTCGATCGGATCCGCCCGGTGTTGAACACGCCAACGGCGACGATGACCGCGATGCACAAGTTCGCCTCGGGGACTGCCCTGGCGGAGGCCGGACTGCCCGTTCCGGACGCGCTGATGGCGCTTTCGGGTGACATCCTGAACGCGGGACGCGACCGGTTCGGCGAGGAGGTCGTGTACAAGACGGCGATCGGAACGCACGGGGGCGGCACCTGGAAACTCGACACCGACGATCCCGTGAACCCGATGGTCGGCTCCAGACAGGCGTTCTTGCAGGAACTCATCGAACACGACGGGATGCGCCACCACGACCTCCGGATCTACGTCGTCGGCGAGCGCGTCGTCGGCGCGATGAACCGGTACGCGCCGGAGGGCGAGTGGCGGACGAACGTCGCGTTGGGGGGCGACGTCGAGGACGTGACCGACGACCTGCCCGATGAGGTCGTGACGATGGCCAAGCGAGCGACCGACGAGATCGGGCTCGACTACGCCGGCGTCGACATCGTAGAGGGTGAGGACGGCTACCACCTCCTCGAAGTGAACCCGACGGCCGGCTTCCGGGGACTGTTCAAGGCGACCGGGCGCTCGCCGGCACCACATATCGCCCGCCTCGCGATCGAGCGGGCCGGCGGCGACGTCGACGCCGACCGAGTCTACGATCTGACGGCGAACCTCGACGATTCGCGACCGGCGTGTATGCCGCGCCCCGAAAAGAGTTCGCTGACCGAAACGCTAGTGATCGGCTACGTCGAGGAAGTAGTCGCCATGGGGACGAGCGGACAGCGAACCGTGATGGCGAAATCAGACACCGGGGCGACGCGGACGAGCATCGATGCCCACCTCGCCGCCGACATCGGAACCGGACCGATCAAGGACATCGTCAAGATCAAATCGGGCAGCGTCAAGTCGAGTCGATCGCGACCGGTCGTCGACCTCGTGGTCGGCGTCGGCGGCAAACAGCACACCGTGACAGCGAGCATCGAGGACCGAAGCCACATGGACTATCCGCTCCTTTTGGGCCGGGACATCCTCGAGAACTACCACGTCGATGTCCGCCGACGCGCCGACGAGAGCGAGCCACTGGCGCTCGACGACACGAGGCTCGAAGAGTAG
- the glmU gene encoding bifunctional sugar-1-phosphate nucleotidylyltransferase/acetyltransferase has protein sequence MQTVILAAGEGTRMRPLTEAVPKPMLPVADRPLCAHTADAAVEAGASELIFVVGYEADAVREYFDDEYRGVPVSFAVQREQRGTADAVRAARDRLDGPFAVLNGDNIYDPESVANLFEAAPSIAAIEVETPENYGVLSTDGAGERVTGIVEKPDDPPSTLANAGAYAFPEAAIEWLDVGESERGEYEITDVVSKAIKAEAVTPVTLTRWLDVGRPWELLAANEWKVGELERRIDGEVRGGSELRGDVVIEAGATVEPGVVIEGPAIVRSGADVGPNAYVRGATLIGENCHVGHGVEIKSSVLMSGTNVPHLSYVGDSLLGQDVNFGAGTQVGNLRHDGEHVEQTVKGERVSTGRRKYGVVAGPGAKTGINTSLAPGLVLSANARTAPGESVTRDR, from the coding sequence ATGCAGACAGTCATTCTCGCCGCCGGCGAGGGAACGCGGATGCGACCGCTGACGGAGGCGGTGCCCAAACCGATGCTCCCGGTGGCCGATCGGCCGCTCTGTGCGCACACGGCTGACGCGGCCGTCGAGGCCGGTGCGTCGGAACTCATCTTCGTCGTCGGCTACGAGGCCGACGCCGTACGTGAATATTTCGACGACGAGTACCGTGGTGTCCCCGTGTCGTTCGCCGTCCAGCGCGAACAGCGCGGAACCGCGGACGCAGTGCGGGCGGCGAGAGACAGACTCGACGGCCCGTTCGCAGTGCTCAACGGCGACAACATCTACGATCCCGAGAGCGTGGCCAATCTGTTCGAGGCCGCCCCGTCGATCGCTGCGATCGAGGTCGAAACGCCGGAGAACTACGGCGTGCTCTCCACGGACGGGGCGGGCGAGCGCGTGACCGGAATCGTCGAAAAGCCCGACGACCCGCCGTCCACGCTGGCGAACGCCGGCGCGTACGCGTTCCCCGAGGCGGCGATCGAGTGGCTCGACGTCGGCGAGAGCGAGCGCGGCGAGTACGAGATTACGGACGTGGTGTCGAAAGCGATCAAGGCGGAGGCGGTGACGCCGGTGACGCTCACACGGTGGCTCGACGTCGGGCGGCCCTGGGAGCTGTTGGCGGCCAACGAGTGGAAGGTCGGCGAGTTGGAGCGCCGCATCGACGGCGAGGTTCGGGGCGGTTCGGAACTCCGCGGCGACGTCGTGATCGAGGCGGGCGCGACCGTCGAGCCGGGCGTCGTGATCGAGGGGCCGGCGATCGTCCGCTCGGGCGCGGACGTCGGACCGAACGCCTACGTTCGCGGCGCGACGTTGATTGGGGAGAACTGTCACGTCGGCCACGGCGTCGAGATCAAAAGCAGCGTACTCATGTCGGGAACGAACGTGCCGCACCTCTCGTACGTCGGGGATAGCTTACTGGGACAGGACGTGAACTTCGGGGCCGGAACGCAGGTCGGAAACCTCAGACACGACGGCGAGCACGTCGAACAGACCGTGAAGGGCGAACGCGTCTCGACGGGTCGGCGGAAGTACGGCGTCGTCGCCGGTCCCGGCGCGAAAACGGGGATCAACACCAGTCTCGCACCGGGACTCGTCCTCTCGGCGAACGCGCGGACGGCGCCCGGCGAATCCGTCACCCGCGATCGATAA
- a CDS encoding DUF7576 family protein: protein MVDPTSDLGEDVTEETAPRCAVCGEPIVNEPTHRVVTRVEDGMVTTVHFCDENCRADWDDESASSGQ from the coding sequence ATGGTAGACCCGACATCGGATCTCGGCGAGGACGTAACGGAGGAGACCGCTCCGCGGTGTGCGGTGTGCGGCGAGCCGATCGTGAACGAACCGACCCATAGGGTCGTCACCCGCGTCGAGGACGGGATGGTGACCACAGTACACTTCTGTGACGAGAACTGTCGAGCCGACTGGGACGACGAGAGCGCTTCGTCCGGTCAGTAG